In candidate division TA06 bacterium, the DNA window GCCAGTTCTGTCTTTCCCAGTAAAAGGTATGTTTTCGCCTGATAATATATAAGTTCGCACAACTGATGCTTTGGAAGTTTAAATTCAAAATCGTCCAGAGCTTTCTGGTAATATTCGCAGGCCCGCTTGTAATCTTTGAGATATCTGTACGTGTGACCCAGGTTGATGACAGCATATCTTTGGTTGTGCATATCTCCCAGGCTTTTTGCCTCTTTTTCCAGTTGGTCAAAGTTCTCCCGGGCCTGCTGGTGCTGGCCGGTATGGTTAAAAATATTCGCCATATTGCTTATTGTGTGCAACGCTATATTACGTTCTCCGATCTCAAGGGCCGTCTCCATGGCACTACGGCAACTCGTTAAAGCCTGTGGGTATTCCCCCAATTCCATTTGGGCCGCTCCGATATTGCTCAAGGCCCGGGCTATGCCATGGCGGTCCCCCATTTCCCGGGAAAGTTTAAGCTGTTGCATATAACGGTCAAGGGCCTGCCGATATTCCTGCCTCTCGTAATGAATGTTTGCCATATTACCTATCGCCAGGGCTATGCTTAGCTTTTCCCCTGTTTCTTGGGCAATGGAAAGAGTTTGCTTAAAGCAATTCATGGCTTCTTCAAATTCACCAAGGTTCCAGTGAACCAGGCCCAGATTTCCCAGGGTGTAGCTGATATTTTGCTTTTGCCCGGCATCGCGGGCAAGGGAAAGCCTTTTTAACTGAAATTCTTTTGCTTTTTCCAGGTTCCCCTGGCGCCGGTAGATGTTGCCGATCCCGCCGAAAGCATAGCCCAGGCTGTTTTTATCGCCGATCTTTTCCGATAGAACAGCCAGCTCCTGAAAATATCCCTGCGCCTTGGAGCATTCGCTGGAATTTAAACATGCGGCGCCGATGCTTCCCAGCACTCCGGCAGCACTGAACTCATCTCCCAATTCCAAATAAAGATGGTATGAATCAGCCAAGAGTTCCTGGGCCTCGGGATATGAACCCTGATGCAAATGGCTCTTGCCAAGTATTTTTTTGCTCTCAGCCAGCATCTTTTTGTTGCCGCTTTCACAGGATATTTCATGCAGCGCGCGGCCAATGTCCCGGGCCGTGTCCCATTGCCCTACGAGTTCCAGTACTTCGGTCTTTTTAACCAAGACATAATATGGATAATACTGCCCGTTTATTCGGGTTATCCAATATTTCAAAGTATGAGACCTATTCATAAATTTACCAAAAATCTCGCGTAAATCGTTCGACTGAGCCTGTCAAAATCCGTGCCCGAATATGGTTTTAGTAACTCAGTTGGGCTCCAGCGAGCAGATCTGCCCGGCCAGTTT includes these proteins:
- a CDS encoding tetratricopeptide repeat protein, with product MNRSHTLKYWITRINGQYYPYYVLVKKTEVLELVGQWDTARDIGRALHEISCESGNKKMLAESKKILGKSHLHQGSYPEAQELLADSYHLYLELGDEFSAAGVLGSIGAACLNSSECSKAQGYFQELAVLSEKIGDKNSLGYAFGGIGNIYRRQGNLEKAKEFQLKRLSLARDAGQKQNISYTLGNLGLVHWNLGEFEEAMNCFKQTLSIAQETGEKLSIALAIGNMANIHYERQEYRQALDRYMQQLKLSREMGDRHGIARALSNIGAAQMELGEYPQALTSCRSAMETALEIGERNIALHTISNMANIFNHTGQHQQARENFDQLEKEAKSLGDMHNQRYAVINLGHTYRYLKDYKRACEYYQKALDDFEFKLPKHQLCELIYYQAKTYLLLGKTELAERLSRESLAMALEINNKILEVKDLLILVQIQAESSPKEAMAKLGQMAAECDSGNELASIYFAQFKIGHNPDHKLKALELYKELYESTQKHKYKMRIEELEN